A single Crateriforma conspicua DNA region contains:
- a CDS encoding MBL fold metallo-hydrolase RNA specificity domain-containing protein translates to MKLFHHGAHQGVTGSCHQLSWDDGRHSLLVDCGIFQGDEAQKHGGPEIEFPLDGIQSLLLTHVHIDHCGRLPHLMAAGFEQPIYCSPPSAKLLPLVMEDAIRIGFTRSERLIDRFLEAVDALVRPLDYHQWHRIEGDVEIRLRPAGHVLGSTIFEVRLPDGSLVVFSGDLGAGTNPLLNPPTSPPQADLLVLESTYGDRLHPRSGDRQAALESILRKTLQDHGVTIIPAFSLGRTQALLYEMNGIFERLQSEGGQSLLHRVDVLIDSPLASRFTALYDDLQDYWSEEAQHLMKTDDQPLVFENLVKIGDHNEHQDTLNYIARTELPAIVIAGSGMCTGGRVVNYLKRFLDDPRTDIVFCGYQASGTPGQVLQRGAHWLRLDGKKYHVAADVHQLSGYSAHADQADLIEFVDQFESAPKRIRLVHGDYQPKRTLAKKLTEKGYQVDDF, encoded by the coding sequence ATGAAGCTGTTTCACCACGGGGCCCACCAAGGAGTGACCGGATCATGCCACCAGTTGTCTTGGGATGATGGACGCCACAGCCTGTTGGTCGATTGTGGAATCTTCCAAGGCGATGAAGCCCAGAAACACGGTGGACCAGAAATCGAGTTTCCGCTCGACGGTATCCAAAGTCTGTTGCTGACCCACGTTCACATTGATCACTGTGGACGGTTGCCTCACTTGATGGCCGCGGGATTCGAACAGCCGATTTATTGCAGCCCGCCATCGGCCAAGTTGTTGCCGCTGGTGATGGAAGATGCCATTCGGATCGGCTTCACCCGATCGGAACGTCTGATCGACCGATTCCTGGAAGCGGTCGACGCGTTGGTCCGGCCGCTGGATTATCACCAGTGGCATCGCATCGAAGGCGATGTGGAAATCCGTCTGCGTCCGGCGGGACATGTGCTGGGATCGACGATTTTTGAAGTTCGTTTGCCCGACGGATCCTTGGTGGTCTTTTCCGGTGATCTGGGCGCGGGCACCAATCCGCTGTTGAATCCGCCGACAAGCCCGCCGCAGGCCGACTTGCTGGTGTTGGAATCGACCTACGGCGATCGATTGCACCCGCGATCGGGCGATCGACAAGCCGCATTGGAATCGATCCTGCGAAAAACGTTGCAGGACCACGGCGTGACGATCATTCCGGCATTCAGTCTGGGACGAACCCAAGCGTTGCTGTACGAGATGAACGGCATCTTTGAACGGTTGCAATCCGAAGGCGGACAATCGCTTTTGCACCGTGTCGATGTGTTGATCGATTCGCCTTTGGCATCACGCTTCACCGCACTGTACGACGACCTGCAGGATTACTGGAGCGAAGAAGCCCAGCACCTGATGAAGACCGATGATCAGCCGCTGGTCTTTGAAAACTTGGTCAAAATCGGCGATCACAACGAACATCAGGACACGCTGAATTACATCGCCCGCACCGAATTGCCCGCCATCGTCATCGCCGGCAGTGGTATGTGCACCGGCGGCAGGGTGGTCAACTATCTAAAACGTTTCTTGGACGATCCGCGGACGGACATCGTGTTTTGCGGCTATCAAGCCAGCGGCACGCCGGGACAAGTCCTGCAACGTGGTGCACACTGGCTTCGGCTGGACGGTAAAAAGTACCACGTCGCCGCCGACGTTCACCAATTAAGCGGCTACAGCGCGCACGCGGACCAGGCGGATCTGATCGAATTTGTGGACCAATTTGAATCAGCACCCAAACGGATTCGACTGGTCCACGGGGACTATCAACCCAAACGCACCCTGGCCAAGAAGCTGACCGAAAAGGGATACCAGGTCGACGACTTTTGA